A single window of Candidatus Hydrogenedentota bacterium DNA harbors:
- a CDS encoding radical SAM protein translates to MLPSLAYRMVRTVDARLLWKFSYNFGFKGMLSVQRFKRELKKGKVFPPFLYVSIINSCNLRCQGCWVDVAAPQAMISFEDLNRLVVNAKKHGNTFFGILGGEPFMHPDLIRLLEAHPDCYFQIFTNGHFITDEVAAKLRRAGNATVLISIEGREIASDIRRGRKRVLNHTVNGLQACIRNRIITGVATSVCQSNFEELVREEWVDELIQWGVHYAWFHTYRPVGPDPRPELALTPEQVLAVRRFGVEMRNRKSIGFVDAYWDDKGNALCPAAVGISHHISPWGDIEPCPIIQFANESITDNDGDIYKTMTESRLLEDFRKSAAKATRGCIVLERPALLKEIVERNGAHDTTARKQAIAELEAMESRNSQYNLGNEIPEKHWLYRFAKKYWFFGFGAYT, encoded by the coding sequence ATGCTGCCTTCCCTCGCCTATCGCATGGTGCGCACCGTGGACGCACGGCTCCTCTGGAAGTTTTCCTATAACTTCGGCTTCAAAGGCATGCTCTCCGTGCAGCGCTTCAAGCGCGAACTCAAGAAGGGCAAAGTGTTCCCGCCCTTTCTCTACGTGTCCATCATCAATAGCTGCAACCTTCGCTGCCAGGGATGCTGGGTCGATGTCGCCGCGCCCCAGGCCATGATTTCGTTCGAAGACCTCAATCGACTCGTGGTAAACGCGAAGAAACATGGCAATACCTTCTTCGGTATTCTCGGCGGCGAGCCCTTCATGCACCCGGACCTGATCCGGCTGCTGGAAGCCCATCCCGACTGCTACTTTCAAATCTTCACCAACGGCCACTTCATTACCGACGAGGTTGCCGCCAAATTGCGCCGTGCGGGTAACGCCACCGTCCTCATCAGCATCGAAGGACGCGAAATTGCCAGCGACATTCGCCGGGGCCGCAAGCGGGTGCTGAACCACACGGTCAACGGCCTTCAGGCATGCATCCGAAATCGCATTATCACCGGCGTCGCCACCAGCGTCTGCCAGAGCAACTTTGAAGAACTCGTCCGAGAAGAGTGGGTGGACGAACTGATCCAGTGGGGGGTTCACTACGCCTGGTTTCACACCTATCGCCCCGTCGGTCCCGATCCCAGGCCCGAGTTGGCCCTGACGCCCGAGCAGGTGCTCGCGGTGCGGCGCTTCGGTGTGGAAATGCGCAATCGCAAGTCCATTGGCTTTGTCGATGCCTACTGGGACGACAAGGGCAACGCCCTGTGCCCCGCGGCCGTGGGGATCAGTCACCACATCAGCCCGTGGGGCGATATTGAGCCCTGTCCAATCATCCAGTTCGCCAACGAGTCCATCACCGACAACGACGGCGACATTTACAAGACCATGACGGAGTCGCGCCTGCTGGAAGATTTCCGCAAGTCCGCCGCAAAGGCGACCCGTGGCTGCATTGTGCTGGAGCGGCCGGCCCTCCTGAAGGAGATTGTAGAGCGCAACGGGGCACACGATACCACCGCCCGCAAGCAGGCTATCGCCGAGCTCGAAGCCATGGAGTCGCGCAACAGCCAGTATAATCTTGGAAACGAAATCCCCGAGAAGCACTGGCTTTATCGGTTTGCAAAAAAATACTGGTTCTTTGGTTTCGGTGCCTACACTTGA
- a CDS encoding polyprenyl synthetase family protein, protein MITNAPVATTLPAGDTVPRGTLSPIVLPAKVPRQAYRKAQSDIPDEKAARAHLKDIARLYARSVGLVPPLTMDELREHTAVVLEKAGLDETFKDYAAVIVSNASWADSLAQIPYEKRLLLLPKCLRVESKCPAPFDEFGLLCKECGLCSIQDLSVEAERLGYAVLVAEGSAIVQKMIETGKIEAVVGVSCLNVLEKCFPHMEAAAIPSVAIPLLQDDCINTTVDLDWVWEFIHLTAEDKTHRLDLDGLKEDVRSWFHRPALDDLLGPCASETDDIAREWLARDGKRWRPYLAACTYMALEGAHHDTPPPPSRALRQVAVAIECFHKASLIHDDIEDDDTQRYGKATLHMERGVPVALNVGDFLIGLGYQLLADIDADPAIKVEMLRLAAMSHQMLSRGQGTELCWARNRSVLTSLEILEIFRMKTAPAFEVALRLGACLGRADAEIHEVLCKYSEALGLAYQIADDLEDHTDEGDSHDLDAIRPSLIMAIAHKRAPEGPKQDMIADLWCGRLAYAGVRDEVRQLLEERGVLDKAEELLEAYKEEAVRSLRYLPNATLKGLLRRVVGKIFSEQLIEGYCSEFEARNATSRAAGAQPARAGLLTNR, encoded by the coding sequence ATGATTACCAATGCCCCCGTGGCAACCACGCTCCCCGCGGGTGATACGGTTCCCAGAGGCACCTTGTCCCCAATCGTGTTGCCTGCCAAGGTGCCCAGACAGGCCTATCGCAAGGCCCAGTCGGATATTCCCGATGAAAAGGCCGCCCGCGCCCACCTGAAGGACATCGCCCGTCTCTACGCCCGCTCCGTGGGACTCGTGCCCCCCCTGACCATGGATGAATTGCGCGAACACACCGCCGTTGTGCTCGAGAAAGCCGGACTCGACGAGACGTTTAAAGACTACGCCGCCGTAATTGTCAGTAACGCCTCCTGGGCCGATTCCCTCGCCCAGATTCCCTACGAGAAACGCCTGTTGCTCTTGCCGAAGTGCCTCCGTGTGGAGAGCAAGTGCCCCGCGCCTTTTGATGAATTTGGTCTCCTCTGCAAAGAGTGCGGCCTCTGCTCGATTCAGGATCTTTCGGTAGAAGCTGAGCGACTGGGCTATGCCGTTCTCGTGGCCGAAGGCTCCGCCATCGTGCAGAAGATGATCGAGACCGGAAAGATCGAGGCCGTCGTGGGCGTGAGCTGCCTGAATGTGCTGGAAAAATGCTTCCCCCACATGGAGGCCGCCGCCATTCCCAGTGTCGCCATCCCGCTGCTGCAGGACGATTGCATCAACACCACCGTCGACCTTGACTGGGTCTGGGAGTTTATCCACCTTACTGCCGAAGACAAAACCCACCGCCTCGATCTGGACGGTCTTAAGGAAGACGTGCGCTCGTGGTTCCACCGGCCCGCCCTCGATGACCTCCTCGGCCCTTGCGCCAGTGAGACCGATGATATCGCCCGCGAATGGCTCGCCCGCGATGGCAAGCGCTGGCGCCCTTATCTCGCCGCGTGCACCTACATGGCCCTGGAAGGCGCCCACCACGATACGCCGCCGCCGCCCTCCCGCGCCCTGCGCCAGGTGGCCGTCGCCATTGAATGCTTCCACAAGGCCTCGCTGATTCACGATGATATCGAAGACGACGACACCCAGCGCTATGGCAAGGCCACGCTCCACATGGAGCGCGGTGTCCCCGTCGCGCTCAACGTGGGCGACTTCCTCATAGGCCTGGGTTACCAGCTCCTGGCCGACATCGACGCGGACCCGGCGATCAAAGTCGAGATGTTGCGCCTGGCGGCCATGTCCCACCAGATGCTCAGCCGCGGCCAGGGCACCGAACTCTGCTGGGCCCGGAACCGCAGCGTGCTGACCTCGCTGGAGATCCTGGAAATCTTCCGCATGAAAACCGCGCCAGCCTTCGAGGTCGCCCTTCGCCTGGGTGCGTGTCTCGGTCGGGCCGACGCGGAGATACACGAAGTTCTCTGCAAGTACAGTGAAGCCCTCGGACTCGCCTACCAGATCGCGGACGATCTCGAGGATCACACCGATGAAGGGGATTCCCACGATCTCGACGCCATACGGCCCTCGCTGATCATGGCCATCGCCCACAAGCGCGCGCCGGAAGGTCCGAAGCAGGATATGATCGCCGACCTCTGGTGCGGACGCCTCGCCTATGCCGGAGTGCGCGACGAAGTGCGCCAGCTCCTCGAAGAGCGCGGTGTGCTGGACAAAGCCGAGGAACTACTGGAAGCGTATAAGGAAGAGGCTGTGCGCTCCCTTCGCTATCTTCCCAATGCGACACTCAAGGGCCTCTTGCGCCGCGTGGTGGGCAAGATATTCAGTGAGCAATTGATCGAAGGATATTGCAGTGAGTTTGAGGCTCGAAATGCTACAAGTCGCGCGGCTGGCGCCCAACCTGCTCGGGCAGGCCTCCTCACGAATCGTTGA